The Stratiformator vulcanicus genome has a segment encoding these proteins:
- the holA gene encoding DNA polymerase III subunit delta, producing the protein MHATEFLKKKSPDVPAITVLFGDEPHFKRGVRERIEEIVLGGDEDAASTRFPGEQADLQSVLDEVRTVSMWGDTRLVVVEDADKFVSNFRSGLEKYVPKPSKGSTLILEVNSWPKNTKLAKAVAASPDSTAIECKAIKGAALVRWLKDEAASVHEKKLGPDAAGLIVELAGDDLGLLSQELSKLSAYAGDRSEISVEDVTALVGGWSTKTTFEMLSAIRTGDIDSAMRQLDALLTAGEAPQRVLGGINYTYRRIMKGVDESSKGTPLAAALKSAGVFPREIGQTEQYLRRVGRPRAEQFRNVLLRADESVKGGGRLPDRVELERLLIALSGANAEPAAV; encoded by the coding sequence GTGCATGCGACCGAGTTTTTAAAGAAGAAGTCTCCCGACGTTCCTGCGATCACCGTGCTGTTCGGAGACGAGCCGCACTTCAAACGCGGCGTCCGAGAACGGATCGAGGAAATCGTACTCGGTGGGGATGAAGACGCTGCATCAACGCGATTTCCGGGTGAGCAGGCCGATCTGCAATCGGTCTTGGACGAAGTTCGCACCGTCTCAATGTGGGGCGACACGCGTCTCGTTGTGGTCGAAGACGCCGATAAGTTCGTCAGCAACTTTCGGTCGGGGCTCGAAAAATACGTCCCGAAGCCGTCCAAGGGATCGACCCTGATCCTTGAAGTCAATTCGTGGCCAAAGAATACGAAGCTGGCGAAAGCCGTCGCCGCATCGCCCGATTCCACCGCGATTGAATGCAAGGCGATCAAAGGTGCGGCCTTGGTTCGCTGGCTGAAAGACGAGGCGGCTTCAGTCCACGAGAAAAAGCTCGGCCCTGATGCCGCCGGTTTGATCGTCGAACTGGCCGGCGATGACCTCGGATTGCTATCGCAGGAGTTGTCGAAGCTCTCAGCTTATGCGGGGGACCGAAGCGAGATCTCTGTCGAGGACGTCACCGCGTTGGTCGGCGGTTGGAGCACGAAGACGACATTTGAAATGCTGTCCGCCATTCGAACCGGCGACATCGACTCGGCGATGCGGCAGCTCGATGCGCTGCTGACGGCGGGGGAGGCGCCTCAACGCGTGCTGGGCGGAATCAATTATACCTATCGACGCATCATGAAGGGGGTCGATGAATCGTCCAAGGGGACTCCACTCGCAGCAGCGCTCAAGTCGGCCGGGGTCTTTCCTCGAGAAATTGGTCAGACGGAGCAGTATCTTCGTCGTGTCGGTCGCCCCCGCGCCGAGCAATTTCGAAACGTCTTGCTTCGGGCCGACGAAAGCGTCAAAGGTGGCGGACGACTCCCTGACAGGGTCGAACTCGAGCGATTGCTGATTGCTCTTTCCGGTGCGAACGCAGAGCCCGCCGCGGTTTGA
- a CDS encoding TM2 domain-containing protein: MATTTHDDETHSVPIGYLCWALGFFGNFGAHRFYYGRPITGIIWSLTFGLLLIGWIIDFFLIPGMDEKADGEYTRGPFDYTIAWALLSFPLSGVFGLHRFYLGKWITGIIWLLTGGLFLVGFFYDLCTLNEQVDAKNRDAVGAA, encoded by the coding sequence ATGGCAACCACCACACACGACGATGAGACCCATTCGGTACCCATCGGCTATCTCTGCTGGGCCCTCGGTTTTTTTGGAAACTTTGGTGCTCATCGCTTCTACTACGGCAGGCCAATTACGGGGATCATCTGGTCGCTCACGTTCGGCTTGCTACTCATCGGCTGGATTATTGATTTCTTCCTGATCCCCGGGATGGATGAGAAGGCCGACGGGGAATATACGCGTGGGCCGTTCGACTACACCATTGCCTGGGCCCTGCTCTCGTTCCCGCTTAGTGGCGTATTCGGATTGCACCGCTTTTATCTGGGTAAATGGATCACCGGGATCATTTGGCTTCTGACCGGAGGACTCTTCCTCGTCGGATTCTTCTACGACCTGTGTACTTTGAATGAGCAGGTCGACGCGAAGAATCGTGACGCTGTCGGTGCCGCGTAA
- a CDS encoding Glu/Leu/Phe/Val family dehydrogenase, which yields MTPYESARKYFFDAAELMDLSSNMQKLLLLPERELKVQVAFERDNGEIATLVGYRIQHNSARGPMKGGLRFHHEVDENEVRALATLMTWKTAIVNIPYGGAKGGVAVNVADLAQGELEALTRRFVDEIHDVIGPDKDIPAPDMGTNAQVMAWIMNQYGKYHGFNPACVTGKPVEMHGADGREEATGRGVVATTRALLDRVGRPVSETSFAIQGFGNVGSHTARFLQKSGGKVCGVTDAVGGVWNPDGLDIKKLVEFAVENGTVEGFSDAEPISNDELLISDVDVLIPAAIGNVLSRHNARDVRAKFIVEAANSPTTPEADDIFHEREILVVPDVLANAGGVTVSYFEWVQNRQHFKWEISRVRNELDRIMIESFDKVWSLAERRHVPLRLASYLLGIGRVGRATVLGGI from the coding sequence ATGACACCCTACGAAAGTGCACGCAAGTACTTTTTCGATGCGGCCGAGTTGATGGACCTGTCGAGCAATATGCAGAAGCTCCTGCTATTGCCAGAACGAGAGTTAAAAGTCCAAGTGGCGTTCGAGCGGGACAACGGCGAGATCGCCACGCTGGTCGGTTATCGGATTCAGCACAACAGCGCCCGAGGTCCGATGAAGGGCGGCCTTCGATTTCATCACGAGGTTGATGAAAACGAAGTCCGAGCCCTCGCGACATTGATGACGTGGAAAACAGCGATCGTCAATATCCCCTATGGTGGGGCGAAGGGGGGCGTTGCCGTCAACGTCGCAGATCTCGCACAAGGCGAATTGGAGGCACTCACGCGACGGTTCGTCGATGAAATTCACGATGTCATCGGCCCCGATAAAGACATTCCCGCACCCGACATGGGGACCAATGCCCAAGTGATGGCGTGGATTATGAACCAATACGGTAAGTACCACGGTTTCAATCCCGCTTGCGTCACAGGCAAACCGGTCGAAATGCACGGCGCCGACGGTCGCGAAGAAGCGACCGGTCGCGGCGTCGTCGCGACGACGCGAGCGCTGCTCGATCGGGTCGGTCGTCCGGTCAGCGAAACGAGTTTCGCAATCCAAGGCTTCGGGAATGTCGGTAGTCACACCGCCCGATTTCTTCAGAAGTCTGGCGGAAAAGTGTGCGGAGTGACCGATGCCGTAGGCGGAGTGTGGAATCCCGACGGCCTTGATATCAAGAAGCTCGTCGAATTCGCTGTCGAGAACGGGACGGTGGAGGGCTTTTCCGACGCGGAACCGATCTCGAACGATGAATTGCTCATCTCCGACGTCGACGTGCTGATTCCGGCGGCGATCGGCAATGTGCTGTCTCGTCACAACGCGCGGGACGTGCGGGCCAAATTCATTGTGGAAGCGGCCAACAGCCCCACGACCCCCGAGGCCGACGACATTTTTCACGAACGGGAGATTCTCGTTGTGCCCGACGTATTGGCCAATGCCGGAGGCGTGACGGTGAGCTACTTCGAGTGGGTCCAGAATCGCCAGCACTTTAAGTGGGAAATCAGCCGAGTCCGCAATGAACTCGACCGAATTATGATCGAGAGTTTCGATAAGGTCTGGTCGCTCGCGGAACGCCGCCACGTGCCGCTGCGGCTCGCATCATACCTGCTCGGCATCGGCCGGGTTGGTCGTGCGACGGTCCTCGGCGGAATCTGA
- the fliM gene encoding flagellar motor switch protein FliM translates to MSDVLSQNEVESLLAALDGDASASDFGGGGGQDPAPRTGGQISVYDFKRPERVSKEQMRAFQALHEGFSREFGAALSGMLRSIVEVRLISVDQLTYSEFVFSLENPTCFNLLESKGLEGNLILDLNPSIIFPVVDRLLGGGRHARLSNPNRALTEIELRLVSRITQLAMRGLEKAWSNLCSLDLHVTQVESNPQLVQIVPPNEVIVLISFEISMGDMRGIMNLCIPFNTIEPLSGKLSSDTWSAYTKRAADERQKLSLEKSVGKAKVKLAVQVAETTVTADEIAGLAVGDIILTQRDQSSGLEIYLEGRPMFRGSPGMLKGHKAIRVGERIRPAKELIAQQLGESDEPEKK, encoded by the coding sequence ATGTCCGACGTACTAAGCCAAAACGAAGTCGAATCGCTGCTGGCAGCGCTCGATGGCGATGCGTCTGCATCGGATTTTGGGGGCGGGGGCGGACAGGATCCGGCGCCTCGAACCGGCGGGCAGATCAGCGTCTATGACTTCAAGCGCCCCGAACGCGTCAGCAAAGAGCAGATGCGGGCCTTTCAGGCGCTCCACGAAGGGTTTAGCCGCGAATTCGGTGCGGCCCTCAGCGGCATGCTTCGCTCGATCGTCGAGGTCCGGCTGATCAGCGTCGACCAGTTGACCTACAGCGAGTTCGTCTTCAGCCTCGAAAACCCGACCTGCTTCAACCTATTGGAGTCGAAGGGTCTTGAAGGCAACTTAATCCTCGACCTGAACCCCTCCATTATTTTTCCGGTCGTCGATCGCCTGCTCGGCGGCGGAAGGCATGCTCGACTTTCGAACCCGAATCGCGCCCTGACGGAAATTGAATTACGGCTTGTTTCGCGAATCACCCAACTCGCGATGCGGGGCTTGGAGAAAGCCTGGAGCAACCTCTGCTCGCTCGACCTGCACGTCACACAGGTCGAAAGCAACCCACAGTTGGTGCAGATCGTCCCGCCGAACGAAGTCATCGTCCTGATCAGCTTCGAGATTTCGATGGGGGACATGCGCGGGATTATGAACCTGTGCATTCCCTTCAATACGATCGAGCCACTCTCCGGCAAGCTGTCGTCCGATACGTGGTCGGCTTATACCAAACGTGCGGCTGATGAGAGGCAAAAATTAAGCCTTGAGAAAAGCGTCGGCAAAGCGAAGGTGAAACTCGCTGTGCAGGTGGCCGAGACGACCGTTACCGCTGACGAAATCGCCGGTTTAGCGGTCGGCGATATTATTCTGACGCAGCGAGACCAATCGTCCGGATTGGAGATCTATCTGGAGGGCCGCCCGATGTTTCGGGGCTCGCCGGGAATGCTCAAAGGCCACAAAGCGATTCGCGTCGGCGAACGAATTCGACCGGCGAAAGAGCTGATCGCCCAACAATTGGGTGAGTCGGACGAGCCTGAGAAAAAGTAA
- a CDS encoding Crp/Fnr family transcriptional regulator → MQVTEDDLACCGIFRELTPAHRREFLELVEVREYEAGRTILEEGGETRNIWFIIAGVCRVEMETDNGETHELARLERGSLFGEMSFFNPAPHSASVIADTDVRVLRMSSEQFAQLEISGLRPAYHIARETAVILSERLRKMDEWVSKLVARDSEEPQRQEWAEFRAKLYTNWEF, encoded by the coding sequence ATGCAAGTGACCGAAGACGATCTGGCCTGCTGCGGCATCTTCCGCGAATTGACCCCGGCCCATCGACGCGAATTCCTCGAACTCGTTGAGGTGCGCGAGTACGAGGCCGGACGGACAATCCTCGAAGAGGGTGGGGAAACCCGGAATATCTGGTTCATCATCGCGGGCGTCTGCCGGGTTGAGATGGAGACGGATAACGGGGAAACCCACGAGTTGGCTCGTCTGGAGCGCGGCTCGCTCTTCGGCGAAATGTCGTTCTTCAACCCCGCTCCGCATTCCGCGTCGGTCATTGCCGACACCGATGTCCGTGTGCTGCGGATGAGCAGCGAGCAGTTCGCCCAGTTGGAAATCAGCGGCCTGCGTCCCGCGTATCACATCGCCAGAGAAACGGCGGTCATCCTGTCCGAGCGTCTGCGGAAAATGGATGAGTGGGTGTCCAAGCTGGTCGCGAGAGATTCCGAGGAGCCGCAACGGCAGGAATGGGCCGAATTTCGAGCCAAACTCTACACAAACTGGGAGTTCTAA
- a CDS encoding glutamate-5-semialdehyde dehydrogenase: MTDLQQYAVNVATKARAASRVLVAARGETKNLWLTKCAAAIRERRKELQAENQRDLDKAPEYGLTEAAIDRLELTDSRLESIATAIEEIIALPDPVGRVLGSNVRPNGLNVTKVRVPLGVIFFIYESRPNVTVDAAALCVKSGNAIILRGGKEAFHSNQALHALLSEILSEVGLPADAVQMVTTTDREAVGHFLKLGDEIDLTIPRGGKGLIQRVTADAAMPVLKHLDGVCHVYIDRSADISRAIEITVNSKAQRPGVCNAAESLLVHAAIATDFLPAVYDALSSAGVEIVGCERTREILPQVAAASEEDFRTEYLALKISVRVVDSTADAIEHVNKYGSGHTESIVTTDIASMQQFTTGCDSAAVIVNASTRFNDGGEFGLGAEIGISTDKFHARGPCGLEELTTYKYVAFGDGQIRE, translated from the coding sequence ATGACTGACCTACAGCAGTATGCCGTCAATGTTGCCACGAAGGCTCGAGCAGCCTCGCGGGTGCTTGTCGCTGCGCGGGGCGAAACCAAGAACCTCTGGTTGACCAAGTGCGCTGCGGCCATCCGGGAGCGGCGCAAAGAATTACAGGCGGAGAACCAGCGCGATCTCGACAAGGCTCCCGAGTACGGGCTGACCGAGGCGGCGATCGATCGGCTGGAACTGACCGACAGCCGCCTTGAGTCGATTGCGACCGCGATAGAGGAGATCATAGCCCTGCCCGATCCGGTGGGCCGGGTGCTCGGCAGCAATGTGCGGCCGAACGGGTTGAACGTGACGAAGGTCCGCGTGCCGCTCGGTGTGATCTTCTTCATCTATGAGTCGCGGCCCAACGTCACGGTCGACGCCGCGGCACTCTGCGTCAAAAGCGGCAACGCGATCATCCTGCGGGGCGGAAAAGAAGCTTTTCACAGCAATCAGGCTCTGCACGCCCTGTTGAGCGAGATTCTCTCCGAGGTCGGCCTCCCCGCCGACGCCGTGCAAATGGTCACGACGACCGATCGTGAAGCGGTCGGTCACTTTTTAAAGCTCGGCGACGAGATCGATCTCACAATTCCGCGAGGCGGAAAAGGATTGATCCAGCGAGTCACGGCTGACGCCGCCATGCCGGTGCTCAAGCACTTGGACGGCGTATGCCACGTTTACATTGACCGATCGGCCGATATCAGCCGGGCGATCGAAATTACGGTCAACAGCAAAGCGCAGCGACCGGGCGTTTGTAATGCCGCTGAGAGCCTGCTCGTCCACGCGGCGATCGCCACGGACTTTCTTCCGGCCGTTTATGACGCCCTAAGTTCTGCCGGAGTCGAGATCGTCGGTTGCGAACGGACCCGCGAAATTCTTCCGCAAGTGGCGGCCGCGTCCGAAGAAGATTTTCGCACGGAATATCTCGCGCTCAAAATTTCCGTGCGCGTCGTCGATTCGACGGCTGACGCGATCGAACACGTCAACAAATACGGTTCGGGACATACCGAATCAATTGTGACGACCGACATCGCGTCGATGCAGCAGTTTACAACAGGTTGCGATTCGGCCGCGGTCATCGTTAACGCGAGCACGCGGTTTAACGACGGCGGCGAATTCGGGCTCGGCGCGGAGATCGGCATCAGCACCGATAAATTTCACGCCCGCGGCCCCTGCGGCTTGGAAGAACTGACGACCTATAAATATGTCGCCTTCGGCGACGGGCAAATCCGAGAGTAG
- a CDS encoding SGNH/GDSL hydrolase family protein, whose translation MTNRLSRGVRSFVTACVLLVLTAIAAEIGLRIKDDYKTATASPVELAERLTVPCWRTVRTLRPLAERETLDPDRGVRITVRINSLGLRGEEPQIPKSPGTFRILLLGDETFFGPYLAEADTVAARLESLLGSRTDLQVEVVNAAVPGDCPLLSTLRVKGTLLSLDPDLIVQHFDISDIAESAEYRRRTRLDEAGRALACPSATLESGRHLLWFEELKLTAAATSMLSRFFEPPATDAEPNRSMGLSWPDDPAQGELIRLEQALAPLTELRQIADGTYSKFLVSTCPQPWQVSPTASSGPSVREAAGVQAGQHYLSRSVFDRVAAYTTEHSIAWCDAVPYFEDYSAPDVLFFKNSVGLSPRGAELYARVLAKRIMEETPYVWRKVSGPGENIPRAADRRAETHSHDGTWFE comes from the coding sequence ATGACAAACCGCCTTTCTCGGGGCGTACGCTCATTCGTGACTGCCTGTGTGCTGCTCGTCCTAACGGCGATTGCGGCCGAGATCGGCTTGCGCATCAAAGACGACTACAAAACCGCCACAGCCTCGCCCGTCGAACTGGCCGAGCGGCTTACCGTTCCCTGCTGGCGGACTGTGCGAACGCTCCGCCCGCTGGCGGAACGTGAAACACTCGACCCCGATCGCGGGGTGCGAATTACGGTGCGGATCAACAGCCTCGGTTTAAGGGGTGAAGAGCCGCAGATTCCTAAATCCCCGGGAACGTTCCGCATTCTGTTGCTGGGCGACGAAACGTTTTTCGGCCCTTATTTAGCGGAAGCAGATACTGTTGCGGCACGGTTGGAATCGCTCTTAGGTAGTCGAACCGACTTGCAGGTGGAGGTCGTCAATGCCGCCGTCCCTGGAGACTGCCCGCTGTTGTCGACATTGCGAGTCAAGGGCACGTTACTCTCGCTCGATCCCGATTTAATCGTTCAACATTTCGACATTTCCGATATTGCAGAATCGGCTGAGTATCGACGGCGGACGCGGCTCGATGAAGCCGGGCGGGCGCTGGCGTGCCCGTCAGCGACTTTGGAGTCCGGCCGGCATCTGCTCTGGTTCGAAGAACTCAAATTGACGGCTGCGGCGACATCAATGCTGTCGCGGTTCTTTGAACCTCCTGCAACCGATGCTGAACCGAATCGATCGATGGGGCTGAGCTGGCCGGACGATCCCGCACAGGGAGAACTGATTCGCTTGGAGCAAGCCCTTGCCCCTCTAACCGAATTGCGTCAGATCGCCGACGGAACCTATTCGAAATTCTTGGTTTCGACCTGTCCACAACCATGGCAGGTCTCACCGACCGCCAGCAGCGGACCGTCTGTCCGAGAGGCCGCGGGGGTTCAAGCGGGACAGCATTATCTCAGCCGGTCCGTGTTTGACCGCGTCGCGGCCTACACAACCGAGCACTCGATCGCTTGGTGCGACGCCGTACCATATTTTGAAGACTACTCCGCGCCGGACGTGCTGTTTTTCAAAAACTCGGTCGGACTATCACCGCGCGGCGCCGAACTTTACGCCCGCGTTTTAGCCAAACGGATCATGGAAGAGACGCCATACGTCTGGCGGAAGGTCAGTGGTCCGGGTGAAAATATTCCGCGGGCGGCCGACCGTCGGGCCGAGACGCATTCGCACGATGGAACGTGGTTCGAGTAA
- a CDS encoding M20/M25/M40 family metallo-hydrolase yields the protein MKKRQVDRAESLVLELLRISGTSGREAAVAAFVEKRLLDAGCPPAAIRHDTANRKSPFRGETGNLIVKLPGRRRGSRRLLMAHLDTVPLADGAVPVRRGTKIYPKHPTTALGADDRAGVAVVLHTATQLLNTDADYPPLTLLFCVQEEIGLRGCRYLSTSALGRPAQCFNFDGRDPREIIIGATGDVAINIDIEGVASHAGVHPERGINAATVAAVAIADLQANGWLGLIEKGEERGTSNVGSVIGGSATNVVMPQLSIRAEARSHSHTFRQRIVDEYRAAFERAVAVVQNHERAVGKFEFNTELKYESFRLSPGDKVVQSATNAVRAVGLEPEFVIGNGGLDANWMNAHGQPTATFGCGQHNIHTVDEFLDLGEFATACDIAMHLATADLA from the coding sequence GTGAAGAAACGGCAAGTTGATAGAGCCGAATCGCTCGTCCTCGAATTGCTACGCATTTCGGGGACGAGCGGCCGCGAGGCCGCGGTCGCTGCTTTCGTCGAGAAAAGGCTACTCGACGCCGGATGTCCCCCCGCGGCTATTCGCCACGATACGGCGAACCGAAAAAGCCCCTTTCGAGGTGAGACCGGCAATCTCATCGTCAAGCTTCCCGGTCGCAGGCGCGGGAGCCGACGGCTGCTGATGGCCCACCTCGACACCGTCCCGTTGGCCGACGGCGCCGTGCCGGTGCGTCGTGGTACGAAAATTTATCCCAAGCATCCGACAACGGCGCTCGGGGCCGATGATCGTGCCGGGGTCGCCGTCGTGCTTCACACGGCAACTCAACTGCTAAACACCGACGCCGATTATCCGCCTTTAACGCTGCTGTTTTGCGTACAGGAAGAAATCGGCCTGCGCGGCTGCCGCTATCTCAGCACGTCTGCGCTGGGGCGACCAGCGCAATGCTTCAATTTTGATGGCCGTGACCCGCGTGAGATTATCATCGGTGCGACCGGTGATGTGGCGATTAATATCGATATCGAAGGTGTGGCCAGTCATGCCGGCGTGCATCCTGAACGGGGGATTAACGCCGCAACGGTCGCCGCGGTCGCTATCGCCGATCTGCAAGCGAATGGCTGGCTGGGCTTAATTGAAAAAGGAGAAGAGCGCGGCACCAGTAACGTGGGCAGCGTTATCGGCGGAAGCGCGACAAACGTCGTGATGCCGCAACTCTCGATTCGCGCCGAAGCGCGGAGTCACTCGCACACATTCCGACAGCGCATCGTCGATGAATATCGCGCCGCCTTCGAGCGAGCCGTGGCGGTCGTTCAGAATCATGAGCGGGCCGTCGGCAAATTCGAATTCAACACGGAACTCAAATACGAATCGTTCCGGCTGTCGCCGGGCGATAAGGTTGTGCAGTCCGCCACAAATGCGGTTCGAGCCGTCGGGCTCGAACCTGAGTTTGTCATCGGTAACGGTGGGCTCGATGCGAATTGGATGAACGCGCACGGCCAGCCGACGGCGACGTTCGGTTGCGGTCAGCACAACATTCACACCGTCGACGAATTTCTCGACCTCGGTGAATTCGCCACCGCCTGCGACATCGCGATGCACTTGGCGACGGCCGACCTCGCGTAG